DNA from Pseudomonas putida:
CCACAGCATTGCTGCCACGCTCCGAGGCGAACCGCTCCTGCCGGGCCAGCGCAGCGGCAAAACCCGCTGAGGATGCCTGGCGGGTCAGTGCTGGAGGGTGTGCCCCCGCCAGCGCCTCGACGAACTGCCCGACACCGCCCTCGGCCAGCAACCGGCGGGTCAGTTTGACCAGGTCCTGGCTGCTGATAGGCCGCACCCACTCACCCTCGCCGCATTCGGCGGGCAGCCCTTGGCCACGGCGCTCGGCCAATGCCCGGTTGTAGCCGCTGGCATAACCCGCCAGCAGTGCCTGTACCGGCGCTGGCTGTGCCTGCAGGAACGCATCGACCGCCGCCGGGCTGTTGAGCCAGGTGAAAAACAGGTCGCTGGCCAGGTTGTCACGCTGCTCCAGGGTCTTGCCCTTGGCGCCGAAAAAGCGCGATCGCTCACCGCTCACGGTCAGCACTTCATTGGCCAGCAGGCACAGGTTGTCCTGGGCATAGACATAGCCAACGCCATAGCCCAGGCCGCGCTCATCCTTGGCCACGATATGCGGCACGCCAAAACTGGTGCGACGGATCTGGGCACTGGTATCGGCTACGGCGGGCTGCGCCTGTACGCCGATACTGAAGGCCACCAGGGCAGCGGCCAGGCCGGCGCACGTCATGGGACGGGAAAGTGGAAACACGGGCACTCCTCGGATTCGGGGGTCATCCCGATCAGACGAATGGCCAGATGAAAATTTTACGTATTACAAGGCGATGGAACGTCTTGATGAGGAGCAGGCATTTTTTTTACGAGTGAGTTGCAGTTTTTGCGTTCTCATTCGTCCTAGTAAGTGAGGCAACCACATTTCGGGTTCGTCCACGAAAAGGAGCATTCACATGTACAACCCGCAACCCTCGATCCAGGCCGGGCGCGTCCCAGGCAAAGCGCCCAATGGACAGGACGCTTTTTCTGAAGAACGCATCGGCAATGAACAGATCCGCGAGCTGCTGCGCACCTTCGGCCTGCGCACCAGCCTGATCCGCCTCAAGGTGATCGACGCTTTGCACGCCGCCGACCGCAATGGCCGCAGTATTGGCGTGCGCGGTGTGCATGCACAACTGGAACAACTGGATATCCCGTTGTCGTTCCTCAGTGTGCGCGAAGTACTCAAGCGCCTGTGCACCGAAGGCGTCATCCAGCTGGGTAGCGACAAATGTTACAGCCTCAACCCCCAGGCGCGTGCCGTACTGGAGCAAACACTCTCGCGCTGAGCGCATGGCCGGCCATGCCTGGCCGGCCCGCGCAGATCAGGGCTTGACCTTGCGCCGCAGAATGCCGTTGATCACCACGACCACCACGGCAATGGCGATGGCCAGCATCTGGAAGGTCTGTTCACTGATTGTGCCCTGCTTCTGCAGATGGGACAGGCCCAGCATCAGGCCCAATACCACCAGGATGATCAAAAGTGAATATTTGAGGCGCTGCACGTGTGTCATCGAAGGTTCCTTGCAACATCAGGGGCAAATGGCTCGCAACGAGCGGCGGCAATGATACAACGGTCACTGCCCACAGCGCTGTATTTCCTGCTGGGTGGGGCAGCGCGGGCCTGAAAGCATGGGAGTTCCAAGCACCCATGCCGGAGGCACCATGTACAAAACGTTGCTGTTCGCATCGCTGTTTCTGTCCCCCCTCTCCCTTCATGCGCTGGACACCCAGCAGACGCCTGACGAACACCTGCTCGAACTGGGCCACCAGTTGGCTACCCATGCCGGTGCCAGCCAATGGCAACAATTGTGGCAACGTGTCCGCCAGGCCGGCTACCTGCAGGCTGGTGCTGCGCCGGTACATTTCAGCGTGCCTGCGGCCCGGTTACCCGACCTGGCTCGGCAAACCCTGGCCCAGGCCGACCAGGTACAGGCACTGCGCCAGACACAGGCACTGTACCGCCGCAGCTTTGCCGGCCCGGCCATTGGCCAGCGCAACGGGCAGCCGTTGCATGCGCTTTGCCTGTTGGTCGATTGGCGCACATTGCCCCAAGGCATGCGCGCCACCCCTCACGCCTACCTGGCTAGCGCCAGCTTGCTGAGCAGCTATCCGTGCGACTGATGGTTGCCTGACCCATTCGCATCAATGGGAGTAACCAGATGGGTCGCCTTACGGTACAGCCGGAAGTCAACGCGATTTCCTACACCGCCAGATATCGTTGCCTGCAAAACCTACTCACCGAAGCTACAACCCCCAGCCCCTATGTCGCCTAGCGACGCGCCTTGGCTGTCGCACAGAATTTGCTCACACCTTCGACATAACGCCGTGGGTGATCGGGTCGCACATCCACCCATCCCGAAGGAGCGCCATATGCAACTGCCAGATTTGAGCCAGATCGATATCAGCCAACTGCCCCACTCGTTGCAGGCCTTGATCGAGTGTATCGGTATCGAAAACGCCTACCAGCTCACCTGCGCCTACGGCGGCAGGCCCAAATACATTCCCAAGCACCGCGAGCGCACCAAGCTCGCCGACGTGCAGCCAGCCGAAGCGTTAGACGCACTGATCAAGCGCTTTGCCGGGGTCGCACTGGAAATTCCCAAGGCTGACCACTTTCTGCGCCAACTGCGCAACCAGCAGATCCAGAAGGAAAGCGCCAACGGCTTGTCACGCAGCCTGCTGGCGAACAAGTACGGCCTGAGCCTGCGCCAGATCGGCAACATCCGGCGCCAGGAGCCTTGCACTCGCTGATACCCAAGCACCGTAGCAGCCCTTATGCGGTTGCCTCAACCCACCAGAAGATGAGTTTCCTTATATGTCGATAGATAACAGCCTGATTGGCTCCGTCATCAACGCCCTGCCGATGGACCGCCTGATTGCTGGCCCCTTGCAGGCCATGGTCCAGGCGCAGGTGACTGCCAGTAAATCGTACGCCGACTTCCTGATGCAGGTGTGCGTCCAGGATGGCAAGGCCGTCGCCATCCAGTTCGACTACGACGAAACCATCGTCGACGAACAAGGCGAATACAAGGGTGTAGTCAGCAAGACCATGAAAGTGCCGCTGCTGGCGGCCATTACCCACCCGAACATTTCCATTGAAGAGGGTAATGTCGAGTTCGAGCTGGTCATCAGCCAGATGTCCGAAGATGTATCCAGCAAGGACATGAATGCAGAAACGACCGCCTCCCTGGGCTGGGGGCCGTTCAAGCTGAACGTGAAAGGCAGCGTGAGCCACAAGTCCACGCAAACCCGCAAGACAGATACCCGCGCCCGCTATGCCTTCAACACGACCTTGAAACGCCAGGAACCGCCCGAAGCGATGATGAGGGTAATCGAGTTTCTGACTGACGCCGCGACCAAGCCAACCGTTGTCAGAACGGCCGCGCTGGAAAGCCCGGACGAAATTTCCCAGGCCGATACCTTGAAAGGGCCTGAGCCTGAAAAACTACCGACCCCTTAAGACCCTTGCACTTCACCCTCGAGCCCCTCTTCCCGCAATGAGAGGGGCATAACCTGGCTTGAGGAGTCGGATCGTTGCAAAAGCCCCCTGCCCCCATGACCTCCATCGACCTGCGCGAGATCACCCGTGGCCTGCAAGAGGCCGCCAGCGCCACCAACAGTTTGATCGCCCAGCAGTACATCAACCTCTTCGACCAGTTCTTCGAATGCGACACCGAGGCGTTGGGCGCCCCTATGAAGGCCAAGATGGTCGAGGTGGCGATGGACGGCCAGCACATCATGCGCGTTCCATTGTTCGCCCTGGTATCACCCAAGGGCCTGGCCCTGGAGCGCATGCAGGTCGATTTGTCTGTAAGGGTCAAAGGTACTGAAGCGCAACAGGCGCTGCTGACGGCAGCCGAGAGCAAGGCCGCCAGCTTCAAGGTGACCATCGGCGGCCAGGGCCGTCAGGGTGAAAGCCGGGACCCAGACGAAGTGCAGATCCGCATGCAGTTCCAGGCGAGTGAGCCGCCGGAGGCGCTGAACCGGTTGATCGAGGAATACACCAGCCTGATCGTCCCGGTACGCGCTACCCAATCGCCGCCCCCAACCGACACCAATGAGTTCATCGAGGCGGCCATCGTCCGTTGACGACCGCCCCGGCGCAGGCTTAGAAGTCGCGTTTGTAGAAGATATCCAGTGAACTCGCCAGCCCGCTGGCGGCTTCAAGGTAGACCTTCTTGCTCAACTTGTAACGCAAGGCGATGGTGTTGGCGGGTTCGAACACCCCTACCCCGTAACGCAGGCTCAGCTTTTCAGTCAGGTTGCCGCTGGCGACCACGCTGGTGCTGTTGCCCGACCCTTCGGTATCCAACTGGAAGTCGTCGATGCCCAGGCTCGACGCCAGGCTGCCGGTAATGCCGGCACTGCCGGCCAGCCCCAAGCCCAAGGCCGCCTCGGCGAGCATGTTGTTGTCTTCGCCGGAGGTGCCCAATGGCCGCCCCAGTACCAGGTACGACAGCGCCTGCTCCTGGCTCATGGCCGGCTCCGAGAACACCTTCGTGGTGGGCTGTTCGGCGCTGCCGCTCAGGCGGATACCAGCAATCACATCGTCAACCTTGCGGATTGCTTCGATGTCCAGGTACGGCTGGTCGATTGGGCCGGCGAACAGCAGCCGCGCTCGGCGGATGGTCAAGCGTTGACCGTAGGCACGGTAGCGGCCGTCTGCCAGGCTCAGCTCGCCACGGGTGTCGAGGTTATCACCAATGTGCACATGGCCAAGCAGGTTGGCGGTAAGGCCAAAGCCGCTGAACGACAGCTTGTCCTGGCCCACTTCGACGTCGATGTCCATGGCCATCGCCATGGGCGGTTTGCCCTCTTCGGTCTGGTGACCGACGATTACCGTGTCATCCGACACCTTGACGGTGGACGGCGGCAGCTCGCGAACGGTGATCTTGCCCTTGGGCACCTGTACCTTGCCGGTCACCGCCAGCTTGTCGTCGATCAGGCGCAAGGTAAGGTCTGGGGCCACCTCCAGTGCGGCATAGGGCTCGACCGTGACCGGCAGTTGCTGGCCTTGCAAACGCACGTCCATGCCCAGCGCCTGGCCCCAGGTGAGGTTGCCGCTCAACTGCCCACGCCCAGCCTCACCACTGCGCCAATTGCCGTTGAGCTGCACCTGCTCACCGCTGATCAGTGCCTGCAGTGACAGGTCCTGCAGGCTGGCCGGCAGCTCTGCACCACTGACTTCACCACCGCTGAGCATCAGGTTACCGTTGACCTGCGGCGCCAGCAAAGTACCTGAAAGCCGGCCACTGCCATTGAGCTGCCCGGCCAGGCGTTCGACCATCGGCACAAACGGACGGGCCACCGACAGGTCTAGCCCGGCCAGGCGGAAATCACCCGACAATGGCTTGTTCTTGCCTAGCGGATCGAGCCGGGCGTTGACGCTCAGTTCCCCCAGACGCTCACCGCGAAACGCCAGGCGCGTATCGATGCGTCGCGGTGCCAGCGTGCTGTCCAGGCGCAGGGCCTGATACGGGAAGTCGATCCAGCGGCCCTTGTCGCGTACCCGCAGGGTGCCGCCACTGGCATCGACAACGACAGTACCCTTGGGGCCGCTGGCCGGGATGTCCAGGTTGATATCGGCATTGAGCAGGCCTTGCCAGGCAAAGTCCTTCGGCAGCCACTGGGCCAGGCTGTCCAGTGGGAACTGCTTGAGGTGGTAGCGCAGGCGGGGCTCGGGGGCCAGGCGCTGGTCCTCGCCACACAGGCTGGCCTGCCCGGAGCGCCAGCAGTGGGCCCCGAAGTCCAGCTGACCGCTGGCCAGCCGCTGCAGGCGTGCCGGGGCCTGCAACTGCCAATCCTGGCCGCCGGCCTGAATCCGCCCGCTGGCCAGACGACCACGCCAGTCACCCTTGTTCAACTGGCCATCCAGGCCAAGGTCGAGCTTGAGTTGCGGGCCGTCCAACGCCAGAGTCACGGCCTGTTGGCGAATGTCGCCTTTGCCGTTGGCCTGCAGCGTGCCCAAGGCCGTGTCACCCAGGTGAATACCTGTGGCCTTGAGCTCGACAACGCCGCGTTGAGCGTTGTCCAGGCGCGCCTCCAGGTCCAGCTGCTGCAGGCGGTTTTCGGCCTGGGCCAAGCGCTGACCTTGCAAGGTCAGGGTACCTTGCGGAGCCTGCAGCGTCCCGGCGACATCCAGCCGCCCCTTGACCTGCCCTTGCAGCCTCGGCCACAACTGGCCCAGGCGCGGCAAGTCGAGGTCGATTCGCCCGGCCAGCCGTTGTTGCAGGCTGCCACTGCCGTTGATGCGATTGTCACCCAGCTGGATAGCCAGTGCGCCCAGGGTCCAGTTTTGCCCTGCCCCCTGGGCTTCGGCCTTGAGTACGGCTGGCTGGCCACGCAGGCGGCCTTTAAGGTCGAGCTGGGCATCGAGGGTAAGCGCCTCGCCTTTAAGCTCGCCTTTGCTGCGCAGTGGCCCCGCCAGGGTGCCCGGTAGCTCGGCCAGCCAATAGGCCGGATCGAGCGCGGAAAGCTGCAAGTCGACATCCCAGGCCAGCGTGTTGGCAAAACGCACGGCGACACTGCCGGCGGCCTTGCCCTGGCCGGCAGTCAGCGCCAACTGTGGCAGTTTCACCTGGCTCAGGTCGCCTTCGAACGGGCTGGCCAGGCTGAACGCCCCCGCCGGGCCGTCCAGCTCACCCTTGAAGGTGCCCTGGTAATTGCCATCGCGATAATGCACCTGGGTATTGAAGCGCTTGAGGGTGACCTCAGGCGGAGTCTCCAAGGGGTACAGGCGCAACCACGGGAAATCCTGCCAGTCCAGCTTCGCATCGGCGCTCAGGCCTTGCTGCCAGTCAGCCGTCGCTTGCAACTTGACCCGTTGGTTGTCGTTGGCGGTCAGGTCCAAGGCATCGAGCCTGGCGCCTTTACTGTCCACCAACCCGGACAAGGCCAGGGCGATCGGCGATTGTTCGGCGGGCAGGCTGGCCGTGCCCGACAGGTGATAGCCCTTGAGCAAATCACCCTGGGCGTCGAGCTTCAGCTGGTTCAGCTGCAAAGTGTCGGGCAACGTGCCAGCCGGCTTGAATGCCTCGGAGCGGATCTGCAAGGTAGCTGGCAGGTGTTCGGCCAATGCCTGCAATTGGCCGCTCAGCGTGGCATCGAGGTAACCACTGCTGGTGCCAGCCAGTTTCAGGTTTTTTTGCAATTCACCGCTGGCAGTCAGTGCCAGCTGCCAAGGCTTGCCCTCTACCGCAGGCAACTGCAGTTGCGCCTGCAGTTGCAGCGGCCAGTCACCTTCGGGCTGCAGGTCGCCTTGCAGGTTCAAATTCAGGTCGTCGCGCTGCAGCCGCAGGCTGTCGATGCGCATCCCGCTGTTGGTCCAGTGCGCCGCGAGCTGCAAGTCGCCAAGCAGTTCGCTGCCATCCAGGCGCAGCTGACCAACCTTGACCTCGCCCAGCTCGATAGCCAGTGGCAAGCGCAGGGTCGGCAATTGCAGCGGTGCGTTGTCGGTGGGTTCGGGGCTTGGCGCAAAGGCCATGTCGATGCGTTCGGCCTGCAACCGGTCGATGCACAACCTGGCGCGTAGCAAGCAAACAGGCGACCAAGCCAGCATCGGCGCCTGTACCTCTACCTTGCTGCCGGCGTCGGCCCAGATCAGCTGGCTAGCTTGCCAACTGCCCGCAAGGCGCCCTTGGAAATCGGCCACTTCGAGCCCGGGCACCTTGCCCAGTGCCCAGCGGCTGCCAGCCTCGGTCCCCAGCAGCAGGCCCAGTGCCAGGCCCAAGCTCGCGACTACCCCAAGCAGGCCCAGCAGAATGTATTTGATCACGCGTTTCACAGCTCGGGCCCCATGGAAAAGTGCAGGCGAATGCCCCCTTCGTCATCCAGCGCTTTGGCCAGGTCCAGGCGCAACGGCCCCACCGGCGACACCCAGCGCACACCAAAGCCAACACCGGTCTTGAGGCTGGGCAGCTCCAGGTTGTTGAACGAGTTGCCTTGGTCGACGAACGTCGCAACCCGCCACTTTTCGGTCAGCGAATATTGGTACTCGACGCTGCCAGCCACCAGGTAGCGCCCGCCAATGCGGTCGCCGTCGCTGTTCTTCGGCGACAGGGTCTGGTAGTCGTAGCCGCGCACGCTCTGGTCGCCACCGGCGAAGAAGCGCAGCGAAGGCGGAATGCTGTTCTTGAAGCCATTGGTCGCGCTGCCGCCAAACTGCACGCGACCGAGAAAGCGGTGGTTTTGGCCCAGCGTGGTCAGGCCTTTGAGCAATACGTTGCCGTGCAGAAGGTTGGTATCGGAAACCAGCCCTTCCTTGGCGCCCTGCACATCGAATTGCAGGCGATAGCCGTTGTGTGGGTCGATGCGGTTGTCGCTGCGCAGGAAGGAATAGCTCACGCCAGGCATCAGCAAGTTGCTCAGCCCGGAGTCGTCGCCCAGGCGATACTCCTCGCGCTGGTACTTGAGCGATATCACCCGCTGCCAGCCACTGGGCAGCTTGCTGTGCCACTCGGGGCCGACCGTCAACAGCTTGCTGAGCGTGTCGGTACCGGCAAGCTCTTCATTCTGGTAGCCACCGGCAAAGCGCAGCTTGTCGGTCAGCGGCGGGTCGAGGGGAATGTCGTACCACAGGCCGACGTTCTGCCGTGGTGCGGACAGCTCGGTTTCCCAACCGTAGCTGTGGCCCTGCGGGTTGACCCAGTGGCGGGTCCAGTTGGCCTTGCCGCGCGGCCCGACGTCAGTCGAGAAACCCAGGCCCAGGCCCAGGGTGCGTGGTTTACGGGTTTCCAGACGGACATCCACCGGGACTTCTTCACCTACGGCGGCAGTAGGTGCCGCGTCTACGCGCACACCTTCGAAATAGCCGCTCGATTGCAGGTCATTGTTCAGCTCGGCGACCAGTTCCGAGTCGTAGGGGGTGCCCGGTTTGAATGAAACCATACGCTGCAAGAGATCGTCATCCAACGGCGTGTCGCCCCCGAAGGTGACAGCGCCCAGGCGATAGCGCGGGCCACTCTGGTAGACCAGTTCGATATCGGCCACGCCGGCCTGCGGGTCCACAGCCAGGCGCTGGCTGCTGAAACGTCCACTGAAGAAACCGTAGCGCGACGCCTGGTTCTGGATCAGCCGTTTGGCATCCTCATAAAGGCCGTGATTGAGTTGCTCACCCGCGCGCAGCGCCTTGCTGTCAGGCACGCGGAAGGCCTTCATTTCGCTGGCCGGGCCCTCGATGCGCACAGTCACGTTGCGCAGGCGAATGGGCTCGCCAGGGTTGATGCTGATGATCAGTTGCGGGGAATGGTCAGCGTCGCTGGCGGGTTTTACCTCGGTATCGATCTGTGCCTGATAGTAGCCAAGTGCCTGCGCCGCTTTGCGCGCCTGCTCCTCGGCCCCGCGACTGAAGCGTAAAAGTGCTTCTTCATCGCGGTCACCCAAGGTGCCGATATAGCCTTCGACATTGGCCTTGAGCGCCTTGTTGGCCGGTTTTACCTTCACCAGCAACTCGCTCTGGCCCCACGCTGCGAAACTGGCGGCCCAGAAAACCAGGCCCCAGGTGAATCTTCCTGAATACGTCATGCGGCGAATGCTACCAGAGCCAGGCGCTCAAGGGAGCCGCCTGGCGGCCTGTTCAGGCAAAAGCGGAATTTGAAGAGATTGGATTAGGATGAAAGAACACCCTTTCTCGGATTGGTCCTACAGCTACCTCGCCTATCTCTTCATAACCCTGGCGCTGATAAAAAGCCAGGTAGTGCTCGTTACCGGTATCCAGCACGACCCCTTGGGTGCCTGGGTCCTCCGCGCACCAGTCGTGCACAGCTTGTAACAATTGCTCGCCGTAGTGTTTGCCCTGGAATTGCGGGTGCACCCCCAGCAATGGCAGCACATGCACCCGGTCAGTGGGCAGGCAGGTGGCCAGCGCGGCCTGGTAGTCCATGTAGCGCCGCGTGCAGCGCAGGCCTGTACCCAGCATCATGCGCAGGCGCCAGGCCCAGCTGTCGGCCACGCCCAGGCGGCGCAGTGGCGGCACGATCAGGGCCAGGGCAATCAGGCGATCCTCTACCAGCAAGCCGATGGCGGGTAGTTGCAGATAGAAGTGCTGGCGCACCCATTCGCGCACCATCACCCGCAAGCGCCGCTCATAACCGGGGCGCTGGGCCTCGAAGATGTAGGCGAAGGTAGGCTCATGGCGGTAAGCGTTGTACAGCAATGAACGCGCTTCGCGGCTGTAACCATCATCGAGCAAGCAGACACGGGCCGGAGCGGCTGTGGTTTCGGGCATTGCGGGCAGACCTCCTGGAATGGGCGTACAGTGCCTTGGAGGTGCCCCTGCGCGCTTCGTTCACCCCCTGGAGCACGTTAGCAGCAGGATGACCATGCCGCCATGCTGGTGATGATGGACGATGTCGGCTAGCATCGCGGCTTTTACCGGGATTGTCTTTCCATGAAGATCGTCTGTTTCAACATCAACGGCCTGCGGGCCCGCCCGCACCAGCTGGCGGCGCTGATCGAAAAGCACCAGCCGGACGTGATCGGCCTGCAGGAAACCAAGGTCAGCGACGATCAGTTCCCGCTGGCCGACGTGCAGGCACTGGGCTACCACGTGCACTACCATGGCCAGAAAGGCCACTACGGCGTGGCGCTGCTGTCGCGCCAGGCGCCGCTGAGCCTGCACAAAGGCTTTGCCACCGATGAAGACGACGCCCAGCGCCGCTTTATCTGGGGCACCTTCCCTGATGCCGACGGCAACCCGATCACCATCATGAACGGCTATTTCCCCCAGGGTGAAAGCCGCGACCACCCCACCAAGTTCCCGGCCAAGCAGCGCTTCTACAGCGACCTGCAGGCCCTGCTCGAAGGCCAGTTCCGCAACGACCAGCCACTGCTGGTGATGGGCGACATGAACATCTCGCCGCAGGACTGCGATATCGGCATCGGTGCGGACAACGCCAAGCGCTGGCTGAAGACCGGCAAGTGCAGCTTCCTGCCGGAAGAGCGCGAGTGGATGGAACGCTTGAAAGGCTGGGGCCTTGTCGATAGTTTCCGTCACCTGTACCCGGAGGTGACGGACCGCTTCAGCTGGTTCGACTACCGCAGCCGCGGCTTCGAGGACGACCCCAAGCGCGGGCTGCGCATCGACCTGATCATGGCCTCGCAGCATCTGGTGCCACGCATCAAGGCAGCAGGTGTGGACTATGAACTGCGCGCAATGGAAAAGCCGTCGGACCATGCGCCGATCTGGCTGGAATTGAGCTGAGTCGGAGGGTGGGCGCCAAGGTGCATGCCTTGGCCTCACTCACAACCCCAACCGCAACGCCTCCCCCACCCCCGCTCCGCGCACATCGTCCGCCGCGCTGACCAAAGCAAAGTTGTAC
Protein-coding regions in this window:
- a CDS encoding fe2+ zn2+ uptake regulation protein — protein: MYNPQPSIQAGRVPGKAPNGQDAFSEERIGNEQIRELLRTFGLRTSLIRLKVIDALHAADRNGRSIGVRGVHAQLEQLDIPLSFLSVREVLKRLCTEGVIQLGSDKCYSLNPQARAVLEQTLSR
- a CDS encoding Mor transcription activator family protein is translated as MQLPDLSQIDISQLPHSLQALIECIGIENAYQLTCAYGGRPKYIPKHRERTKLADVQPAEALDALIKRFAGVALEIPKADHFLRQLRNQQIQKESANGLSRSLLANKYGLSLRQIGNIRRQEPCTR
- a CDS encoding DUF2589 domain-containing protein, producing the protein MSIDNSLIGSVINALPMDRLIAGPLQAMVQAQVTASKSYADFLMQVCVQDGKAVAIQFDYDETIVDEQGEYKGVVSKTMKVPLLAAITHPNISIEEGNVEFELVISQMSEDVSSKDMNAETTASLGWGPFKLNVKGSVSHKSTQTRKTDTRARYAFNTTLKRQEPPEAMMRVIEFLTDAATKPTVVRTAALESPDEISQADTLKGPEPEKLPTP
- a CDS encoding DUF2589 domain-containing protein yields the protein MQKPPAPMTSIDLREITRGLQEAASATNSLIAQQYINLFDQFFECDTEALGAPMKAKMVEVAMDGQHIMRVPLFALVSPKGLALERMQVDLSVRVKGTEAQQALLTAAESKAASFKVTIGGQGRQGESRDPDEVQIRMQFQASEPPEALNRLIEEYTSLIVPVRATQSPPPTDTNEFIEAAIVR
- a CDS encoding translocation/assembly module TamB domain-containing protein; protein product: MKRVIKYILLGLLGVVASLGLALGLLLGTEAGSRWALGKVPGLEVADFQGRLAGSWQASQLIWADAGSKVEVQAPMLAWSPVCLLRARLCIDRLQAERIDMAFAPSPEPTDNAPLQLPTLRLPLAIELGEVKVGQLRLDGSELLGDLQLAAHWTNSGMRIDSLRLQRDDLNLNLQGDLQPEGDWPLQLQAQLQLPAVEGKPWQLALTASGELQKNLKLAGTSSGYLDATLSGQLQALAEHLPATLQIRSEAFKPAGTLPDTLQLNQLKLDAQGDLLKGYHLSGTASLPAEQSPIALALSGLVDSKGARLDALDLTANDNQRVKLQATADWQQGLSADAKLDWQDFPWLRLYPLETPPEVTLKRFNTQVHYRDGNYQGTFKGELDGPAGAFSLASPFEGDLSQVKLPQLALTAGQGKAAGSVAVRFANTLAWDVDLQLSALDPAYWLAELPGTLAGPLRSKGELKGEALTLDAQLDLKGRLRGQPAVLKAEAQGAGQNWTLGALAIQLGDNRINGSGSLQQRLAGRIDLDLPRLGQLWPRLQGQVKGRLDVAGTLQAPQGTLTLQGQRLAQAENRLQQLDLEARLDNAQRGVVELKATGIHLGDTALGTLQANGKGDIRQQAVTLALDGPQLKLDLGLDGQLNKGDWRGRLASGRIQAGGQDWQLQAPARLQRLASGQLDFGAHCWRSGQASLCGEDQRLAPEPRLRYHLKQFPLDSLAQWLPKDFAWQGLLNADINLDIPASGPKGTVVVDASGGTLRVRDKGRWIDFPYQALRLDSTLAPRRIDTRLAFRGERLGELSVNARLDPLGKNKPLSGDFRLAGLDLSVARPFVPMVERLAGQLNGSGRLSGTLLAPQVNGNLMLSGGEVSGAELPASLQDLSLQALISGEQVQLNGNWRSGEAGRGQLSGNLTWGQALGMDVRLQGQQLPVTVEPYAALEVAPDLTLRLIDDKLAVTGKVQVPKGKITVRELPPSTVKVSDDTVIVGHQTEEGKPPMAMAMDIDVEVGQDKLSFSGFGLTANLLGHVHIGDNLDTRGELSLADGRYRAYGQRLTIRRARLLFAGPIDQPYLDIEAIRKVDDVIAGIRLSGSAEQPTTKVFSEPAMSQEQALSYLVLGRPLGTSGEDNNMLAEAALGLGLAGSAGITGSLASSLGIDDFQLDTEGSGNSTSVVASGNLTEKLSLRYGVGVFEPANTIALRYKLSKKVYLEAASGLASSLDIFYKRDF
- a CDS encoding autotransporter assembly complex family protein, with the translated sequence MTYSGRFTWGLVFWAASFAAWGQSELLVKVKPANKALKANVEGYIGTLGDRDEEALLRFSRGAEEQARKAAQALGYYQAQIDTEVKPASDADHSPQLIISINPGEPIRLRNVTVRIEGPASEMKAFRVPDSKALRAGEQLNHGLYEDAKRLIQNQASRYGFFSGRFSSQRLAVDPQAGVADIELVYQSGPRYRLGAVTFGGDTPLDDDLLQRMVSFKPGTPYDSELVAELNNDLQSSGYFEGVRVDAAPTAAVGEEVPVDVRLETRKPRTLGLGLGFSTDVGPRGKANWTRHWVNPQGHSYGWETELSAPRQNVGLWYDIPLDPPLTDKLRFAGGYQNEELAGTDTLSKLLTVGPEWHSKLPSGWQRVISLKYQREEYRLGDDSGLSNLLMPGVSYSFLRSDNRIDPHNGYRLQFDVQGAKEGLVSDTNLLHGNVLLKGLTTLGQNHRFLGRVQFGGSATNGFKNSIPPSLRFFAGGDQSVRGYDYQTLSPKNSDGDRIGGRYLVAGSVEYQYSLTEKWRVATFVDQGNSFNNLELPSLKTGVGFGVRWVSPVGPLRLDLAKALDDEGGIRLHFSMGPEL
- a CDS encoding GNAT family N-acetyltransferase; translation: MPETTAAPARVCLLDDGYSREARSLLYNAYRHEPTFAYIFEAQRPGYERRLRVMVREWVRQHFYLQLPAIGLLVEDRLIALALIVPPLRRLGVADSWAWRLRMMLGTGLRCTRRYMDYQAALATCLPTDRVHVLPLLGVHPQFQGKHYGEQLLQAVHDWCAEDPGTQGVVLDTGNEHYLAFYQRQGYEEIGEVAVGPIRERVFFHPNPISSNSAFA
- the xthA gene encoding exodeoxyribonuclease III — translated: MKIVCFNINGLRARPHQLAALIEKHQPDVIGLQETKVSDDQFPLADVQALGYHVHYHGQKGHYGVALLSRQAPLSLHKGFATDEDDAQRRFIWGTFPDADGNPITIMNGYFPQGESRDHPTKFPAKQRFYSDLQALLEGQFRNDQPLLVMGDMNISPQDCDIGIGADNAKRWLKTGKCSFLPEEREWMERLKGWGLVDSFRHLYPEVTDRFSWFDYRSRGFEDDPKRGLRIDLIMASQHLVPRIKAAGVDYELRAMEKPSDHAPIWLELS